The following proteins come from a genomic window of Corallococcus sp. NCRR:
- the guaB gene encoding IMP dehydrogenase: MLNPDIRLALTFDDVLLLPGESAVTPRDADLTTRLTRNIRLNVPLLSAAMDTVTEARTAIAMAQEGGIGVIHKNMTPEQQALEVLKVKKFESGMVVDPITIDPKAPLARALELMKVHGVSGVPVVQGKRLVGILTSRDVRFEKNLSQKVEDVMTTKLVTGREGITQDDATKLLHEHRIEKLLVVNESYELKGLITIKDIEKRRTHPYAAKDAKGRLLCAAAVGVSADREARIDALVKAGVDVIVVDTAHGHSKGVIEGVRDTRKNFKGFDLIAGNVATAEGTRALIEAGVDAVKVGIGPGSICTTRVVAGVGVPQVTAVDDCAREADKHGIPIISDGGIKYSGDIVKALAAGASSVMIGSLFAGTEESPGDVILYQGRSYKSYRGMGSLGAMKQGAKDRYFQSDVEAVKLVPEGIEGRVPYKGTLSMNVHQMLGGIRSGMGYVGCATIEELRTKATFTRITSAGLKESHVHDVIITEEAPNYRME; encoded by the coding sequence ATGTTGAACCCCGATATCCGGCTGGCCCTCACCTTCGACGACGTGCTCCTGCTGCCCGGTGAGAGCGCCGTCACCCCGCGTGATGCCGACCTCACCACCCGCCTGACCCGCAACATCCGCCTGAACGTGCCCCTCCTGTCCGCCGCCATGGACACCGTGACGGAGGCGCGAACCGCCATCGCCATGGCGCAGGAGGGCGGCATCGGCGTCATCCACAAGAACATGACGCCCGAGCAGCAGGCCCTGGAAGTCCTCAAGGTCAAGAAGTTCGAGAGCGGCATGGTGGTGGACCCCATCACCATTGATCCGAAGGCGCCGCTCGCCCGCGCGCTGGAGTTGATGAAGGTCCACGGCGTGTCCGGCGTGCCCGTGGTGCAGGGCAAGCGCCTGGTGGGCATCCTCACCAGCCGCGACGTGCGCTTCGAGAAGAACCTGTCCCAGAAGGTCGAGGACGTGATGACGACGAAGCTCGTCACCGGCCGCGAGGGCATCACCCAGGACGACGCCACGAAGCTGCTGCACGAGCACCGCATCGAGAAGCTGCTCGTCGTCAACGAGTCCTACGAGCTCAAGGGCCTCATCACCATCAAGGACATCGAGAAGCGCCGCACCCACCCGTACGCCGCCAAGGACGCCAAGGGCCGCCTGCTCTGCGCCGCCGCCGTGGGCGTGTCCGCGGACCGCGAGGCCCGCATCGACGCGCTGGTGAAGGCGGGCGTGGACGTCATCGTGGTGGACACCGCGCACGGCCACTCGAAGGGCGTCATCGAAGGCGTGCGCGACACGCGCAAGAACTTCAAGGGCTTCGACCTCATCGCCGGCAACGTGGCCACCGCGGAGGGCACGCGCGCGCTGATCGAGGCGGGCGTGGACGCGGTGAAGGTGGGCATCGGCCCGGGCTCCATCTGCACCACCCGCGTGGTGGCCGGAGTGGGCGTGCCCCAGGTGACGGCGGTGGATGACTGCGCCCGCGAAGCGGACAAGCACGGCATCCCCATCATCTCCGACGGCGGCATCAAGTACTCGGGCGACATCGTGAAGGCGCTCGCCGCGGGCGCCAGCTCCGTGATGATCGGCTCGCTGTTCGCCGGCACGGAGGAGTCCCCCGGCGACGTCATCCTGTACCAGGGCCGCAGCTACAAGAGCTACCGGGGCATGGGCAGCCTGGGCGCCATGAAGCAGGGCGCCAAGGACCGCTACTTCCAGTCCGACGTGGAAGCGGTGAAGCTGGTGCCGGAGGGCATCGAGGGCCGCGTCCCGTACAAGGGCACGCTCTCCATGAACGTGCACCAGATGCTGGGCGGCATCCGCAGCGGCATGGGCTACGTGGGCTGCGCCACCATCGAGGAGCTGCGCACGAAGGCCACCTTCACGCGCATCACGTCCGCCGGGCTCAAGGAGAGCCACGTGCACGACGTCATCATCACCGAGGAAGCGCCCAACTACCGCATGGAGTAG